One segment of Tamlana crocina DNA contains the following:
- a CDS encoding phosphoribosylanthranilate isomerase — MKYQDNIKLVAALQPNYLGFIFFEKSARCFDAESIPNLPNSIKKTGVFVNAPLEFVVGKINELDLQAVQLHGEESPEYCDALRHAELVSASHKKLEIIKVFSIKDEFNFEVLKPYENVVDYFLFDTKGKLPGGNGYTFNWDVLKNYPSTKPFFLSGGIGVDEIEKIKKFNQSEASKYCYALDINSQFEIEPGLKHIELLKQFKASLSFRT, encoded by the coding sequence ATGAAATATCAAGATAACATCAAACTAGTTGCGGCTTTGCAACCCAATTATCTTGGTTTTATATTTTTCGAAAAATCCGCTAGATGCTTTGACGCTGAATCCATTCCAAATCTTCCGAATTCTATAAAAAAGACAGGCGTTTTTGTAAATGCCCCTTTAGAGTTTGTGGTTGGAAAAATAAATGAGCTCGATTTACAAGCTGTTCAATTACATGGCGAAGAATCTCCTGAATATTGTGACGCCTTACGTCATGCTGAACTTGTTTCAGCATCACATAAAAAACTTGAAATCATCAAAGTATTTTCCATTAAGGACGAGTTCAATTTTGAGGTTTTAAAACCATACGAAAACGTTGTTGACTATTTCCTTTTCGATACCAAAGGCAAGCTTCCGGGTGGCAATGGCTACACCTTCAATTGGGACGTTTTAAAAAACTACCCCTCTACCAAACCGTTTTTTTTAAGCGGCGGTATTGGAGTTGATGAAATAGAAAAAATTAAAAAATTTAATCAAAGTGAAGCATCAAAATATTGCTATGCTTTAGATATAAATAGTCAATTCGAAATAGAACCCGGATTGAAGCATATTGAATTATTAAAACAATTTAAAGCTAGTTTGTCATTCCGCACTTGA
- a CDS encoding aminodeoxychorismate/anthranilate synthase component II — translation MKKILVIDNYDSFTYNLVHYLEDLNCDVTVVRNDKLALEDVEPFSKIVLSPGPGIPDEAGLLKAIIEKYAPTKSILGVCLGQQAIGEVFGGSLVNLDDVYHGVATQVEICVDDEPIFNGLDKNIEVGRYHSWVVHPDLPESLEATSFDENGQVMSLRHKIYDVKGVQYHPESVLTPDGKKILENWVNQ, via the coding sequence ATGAAAAAAATACTAGTAATAGATAACTACGACAGTTTCACCTATAATCTCGTTCATTATTTGGAAGATTTAAACTGCGATGTTACCGTAGTAAGAAACGACAAACTGGCTTTGGAAGATGTTGAGCCATTCAGCAAAATTGTATTATCTCCTGGCCCAGGCATTCCCGACGAAGCCGGACTGTTAAAAGCCATTATTGAAAAATATGCCCCAACCAAAAGCATTTTAGGTGTATGTTTAGGCCAGCAAGCCATAGGCGAAGTGTTTGGTGGTTCATTGGTGAATCTAGATGATGTTTACCACGGCGTGGCCACCCAAGTGGAAATTTGTGTGGATGACGAACCTATTTTTAACGGACTGGACAAAAATATTGAAGTGGGCCGTTACCACTCGTGGGTGGTGCATCCTGATTTGCCCGAGAGTTTGGAAGCCACTTCGTTTGACGAAAACGGACAAGTGATGTCATTACGCCACAAAATTTACGACGTAAAAGGTGTACAATACCACCCCGAATCGGTATTAACACCAGACGGCAAAAAAATATTGGAAAATTGGGTGAACCAGTAA
- the trpC gene encoding indole-3-glycerol phosphate synthase TrpC, whose amino-acid sequence MNILDKIVIDKRNEVNLRKGLIPVSQLEQSVLFNRETVSLSNTLRNSKSGIIAEHKRRSPSKSVINHTLNVQDVATGYENAGVCGMSVLTDGKYFGGSLDDLLTARASCNLPLLRKEFIIDEYQILEAKAYGADVILLIAAILTRDEIKQFSEFAKRLNLDVLLEVHNEEELHKSIMPSLDMLGVNNRNLKTFDVSLETSKVLSELIPDDFVKVSESGISNIEAIKELQPFGYKGFLIGENFMKTDNPGASATVFIKSLL is encoded by the coding sequence ATGAATATTTTAGACAAAATAGTAATCGACAAACGCAACGAGGTAAACCTCAGAAAAGGTTTAATTCCCGTTTCGCAATTAGAGCAATCGGTGCTTTTCAATAGAGAAACCGTTTCTTTGTCAAATACATTACGAAATAGCAAGTCGGGCATTATTGCCGAACACAAACGGCGCTCGCCATCAAAATCAGTCATCAACCACACCTTAAACGTTCAAGACGTTGCCACAGGTTACGAGAATGCCGGTGTTTGTGGCATGTCGGTTTTAACCGATGGCAAATATTTCGGCGGTTCGTTGGACGACTTATTAACCGCCCGAGCCAGTTGCAATTTACCGTTATTGAGAAAGGAATTCATTATTGACGAATATCAAATCCTAGAGGCCAAAGCCTATGGTGCCGATGTTATTCTGTTGATTGCCGCTATTTTAACTCGCGATGAAATCAAGCAATTTTCCGAGTTTGCAAAACGTTTAAATTTAGACGTGCTGTTGGAAGTGCACAACGAAGAAGAATTACATAAATCCATCATGCCAAGCCTCGATATGTTGGGCGTTAACAACCGAAACTTAAAAACGTTTGATGTTAGCTTAGAAACTAGTAAAGTCTTGAGCGAACTCATTCCAGACGATTTTGTTAAAGTATCTGAAAGTGGCATCAGCAATATTGAAGCTATTAAAGAGTTACAACCTTTTGGTTACAAAGGATTCTTAATTGGAGAAAATTTTATGAAAACGGATAATCCCGGGGCAAGTGCCACAGTATTTATAAAAAGCCTCCTCTAA
- the trpD gene encoding anthranilate phosphoribosyltransferase produces the protein MKDILNRLINHDTLTTEEAKQVIVNISNDMYNPSQIACFLSVFMMRSITIEELTGFRNALLELCVPIDLREFDAIDIVGTGGDGKNTFNISTLSSFITAGAGVNVSKHGNYGVSSTSGSSNVMETLGVKFSNNKDFLKRCVDQAGICILHAPLFHPAMKNVAPIRKELGVKTFFNMLGPMVNPSFPKNQLLGVYNLELLRLYSFIYQNTDKNYNIVYALDGYDEISLTGKAKIVSNHSEKLFSPEDLGVKPVKQDAIFGGNSIEDAAKIFVDIISGNGTEAQNNVVCANAGLAIATAEQISHKEGFELAKASLFSGKAKTSLDKLIELSK, from the coding sequence ATGAAAGATATATTAAACAGACTGATAAACCACGACACGCTAACCACCGAGGAAGCCAAACAAGTTATCGTTAACATATCCAACGATATGTACAACCCGAGTCAAATTGCTTGTTTTCTTTCTGTTTTTATGATGCGCAGCATTACCATTGAAGAACTCACGGGATTCAGAAATGCTTTGTTGGAGCTTTGTGTTCCTATTGACCTCAGAGAATTCGATGCCATTGATATTGTAGGTACGGGTGGTGACGGAAAAAACACGTTTAATATTTCCACCCTATCCTCGTTTATAACGGCAGGTGCAGGAGTTAATGTATCGAAACATGGTAATTACGGCGTATCGTCCACTTCGGGATCTTCAAACGTTATGGAAACATTGGGAGTAAAATTTTCCAACAACAAAGATTTTTTAAAACGCTGTGTGGACCAAGCGGGCATTTGTATTTTGCACGCGCCGCTATTCCATCCGGCCATGAAAAATGTGGCTCCAATTAGAAAAGAATTGGGCGTAAAAACCTTTTTCAATATGTTGGGCCCCATGGTAAATCCGTCGTTTCCAAAAAACCAATTATTGGGCGTTTATAATTTGGAACTTTTGCGCTTGTACAGTTTCATTTATCAAAACACCGATAAAAATTACAACATTGTTTATGCTTTAGATGGCTACGACGAAATTTCATTAACCGGAAAAGCTAAAATAGTATCGAATCATTCCGAGAAACTGTTTTCTCCGGAAGATTTAGGAGTAAAACCAGTAAAACAAGACGCGATTTTTGGAGGCAACAGTATTGAAGATGCCGCAAAAATATTTGTGGATATTATAAGCGGAAACGGTACCGAAGCACAAAACAACGTGGTGTGTGCCAATGCAGGATTAGCCATCGCTACGGCCGAACAAATTTCGCATAAAGAAGGTTTTGAGTTAGCCAAAGCATCCTTATTTTCTGGTAAAGCCAAAACGAGTTTAGATAAATTGATTGAATTGAGTAAATAA